The following DNA comes from Brachyhypopomus gauderio isolate BG-103 unplaced genomic scaffold, BGAUD_0.2 sc57, whole genome shotgun sequence.
GCACAGCCACTCCCCACCACTGTCTAGTACACCAACATACGTTAGCATTATTAAGGGTTTTTAAGAACTTACCAACAGAGTTCTGGTTAAGGTTTCCGTTACAAATGAGGGACACCAAACTCCAGAACTCTATATTTGGTACAGGGAGAGTGTTCCCATGGTTATGACTAAAATAACGTACATGATGTGTGCAAGGGGTTTTTACCACCCTGCCATGACATTTTTATTGGTGATATGCGATGGGAGTCAGACGATGTAGTTCAGGTCGACTGGTGAACCCACCTCAACTTAAAACTAcacaagggaaaaaaaaactacaaatcTGTAACACAGAAGTGAGGAGAGAAGTGTCGGCTCGATCCGCGACTCCCCCATCTGGCTGAAAGGAAAAGAATCCCATCTTTCCCATCAGTCCCGAGCGGGCTGAGCATGGAAGTTTTGCTGTAttttgctctttgtgttttggTGTTGATGACTACTCTGGTATGGTGTCTTTTTGAGCgtggagggggtgtgaggtTGGTTCTGAGTGACTAATTTGTTTCTCGGTCACTTCTCAGACACTTTCAGTCCAGCTCAATGGGACTGCTGTCCTCGTGAGCATCCTCCCCGTCTTCATCCTCCCCTGAACCCATGAGACTGTTCAAGAGATTCCCTACGACATAAAAAAGTCAGAATTAGTCAAGGCTCACTGCCCGAAGGCTTCAATGTAGTATTTGGCAGAAGGTCATATCGAGAACAGTTTCATTATGTTTGTCAGTGTGTTGGTACGAGTGGTACCGAGGCATTAGAACCCCTGACCTTGGGTTTAGTAGGACCCTTGGTTAGAactttgctccagctgctctaGAGAAGCCCTACAGATGTGGGTTACATTACCATTGGCATGACAGAAGCTTGGGTTGAAGAAGCTTTGAGAACGTACCTAGCAGGCCACCGTATGACGAGGACTGTTTTGGCGGAACTCCGAAGAACAGCTGTCCTATCCTGTCCAAGTACTGTGGAGACGTGAGGGATAAAACCACCACCACGGTTATTACAGTCAGCACTTCATCAGCCACAAACCTTCACtaacacagggttagggttagacatgCTTATGTGGGTATAAAGTGGGTGTCTTGTAAGCCAACTACCTGGTAAAAGAGGTGCAAATTGTTTACAAACTAATACTTAATATGAACAATCAGAAAGCATCACAAGTGTTTCAGTATATTGCAGCAAATATGCACAGGTGAACATTAGCATGGTTAGTGTTTGGAGTGAGTCACTCGCGCTGCTCTCACATGACTgctttgtttgtgtttaaataTGTCACATACACAGCAACAGACAAAAGCACCTTCAGTGATGAAGTACAGAGTGGTAATTTAAGAAATAAGGCTGTTGCTTGCCAGAACACAAAATCTGACATCAAAGGTTAAGAAATGGATGttgcccatctctctctcacacacacacgcacattcacCTCATTGTACATGGGATCCCTTTTCAGTGACGGCTGATACTGTTCACATAACACTGTAAAAACAGCCAGCTTCCCTCTGAAAACAGAAGAAATAAACCCCAATAAACCCGATAAACACCAGCCCGGCAAGAAGGTGCATGAGAGAGCTGGCCAATATAAAATGCTTCAAAACAGATGCTACTCGAGAGCAGTTTAGCCAAAAGTGAAGACGGGGCCTTGTGTGGAGGGTCAAGGGAGGAGAGCTCGTACCCTTCTACTGCTAAGAGCAGAAACCAGAGGAAGTTGAGCAGGGGCTGGACGAAAGGAGGGCCTTTCTCTATGGATGGATGCTTCTGCGTGTACGTGGTGAAGACCACAGACGCACTGCTCTTGTTCTTCAGACAGAGGAACCTGCGGACATGTCGGTAGAGGCCTGAACTTGGAGAAAGCACTTCTAAGAACAGAGCGAGGGAGACCAAGTCGCCATTCTCCGTCTCCAACGCCCTTCCCTCTTAGCATTTAAATCAGTGTAATATTTTCAAGCCAAACTGAATGCAAATCGTGTGTTGCCGCTAGGCACCATCCACTCCCGTAGCTCAGATAAGTGTGAAGTGCAAATGTAATAAAGCTTATTGAAGAGGGGCTCGGTCCAGCTATAGTGCTAACGCAAAGGGCGCAGGTTCGCCCGCTAATCCGCCGACGTGCTCACTGTAATACGGCTTGGGCGACGAACATGTCGACCTCGGCGCGGAAGCCTCGGGCTGCAGAGTACTCCACCAGCATCTGCGCGCAGCCCTCACCGTCCGAGGAGTGTAGGAAGTGGTAGCGCGACTCGCTATAGTTCTGCTCTGGAATTGTGGGGAATGAAAAATACACAATGTACAGCTTAAATACATAGGCACACGTTGATAAAATGCAGACGTTATACACAGCAGTGGGCGTCTCTGAGTGAAGGGCTCTGAAGTACCTTTCCACAGTGTGACTGCCAGGAGCTGGTGTAGTCTGGGGTGAC
Coding sequences within:
- the get4 gene encoding Golgi to ER traffic protein 4 homolog, which translates into the protein MMSEQGSSARNRGGVQRVEGKLRASVERGDYYEAHQMYRTLFFRYMSQSKHAEARELMYNGALLFFSYNQQNSAADLSMLVLEALEKSEAKVEEDILEHLVKLFSLMDPNSPERVVFVSRALKWSTGGSGKLGHPRLHQLLAVTLWKEQNYSESRYHFLHSSDGEGCAQMLVEYSAARGFRAEVDMFVAQAVLQFLCLKNKSSASVVFTTYTQKHPSIEKGPPFVQPLLNFLWFLLLAVEGGKLAVFTVLCEQYQPSLKRDPMYNEYLDRIGQLFFGVPPKQSSSYGGLLGNLLNSLMGSGEDEDGEDAHEDSSPIELD